The window CGTTGCTCCAGGAGATAATAAACATTTATCCGGCTATCAATCCGGCTACTTTAACCGCGTATCAGAGCAACCGTGTATGCAACGCGTTGGCGTTATTACAATGCGTTGCCAGTCATCCAGAAACCAGATCGGCGTTTCTACAGGTAACAAAGTGAATAAACAATAACCGCATATTAGGTTAGGATAGTAGGTGGCGGTCCGATTCGCATgatccgttccgttccgtttcgtTCGTTTCAGGCCCACGTTCCGCTGTTCCTCTATCCATTTCTACACACGGTCAGCAAAACGCGGCCGTTTGAATATCTAAGATTAACCAGTTTGGGAGTGATCGGTGCGTTGGTAAAAACCGACGAACAAGAAGTGATCACCTTTCTACTCACCACCGAGATTATACCGCTATGTTTGCGCATCATGGAGAGCGGTTCGGAGCTCAGCAAGACTGTTGCTACTTTTATCTTGCAAAAGATTCTGTTGGACGACAGCGGACTCTCGTACATATGTCAGACCTACGATCGGTTCAGTCACGTTGCGATGATTTTGGGAAAAATGGTCTTGTCCCTGGCCAAAGATCCCTCGGCGAGGTTACTTAAGCACGTGGTCAGGTGCTATCTGAGACTGTCGGACAATCCTAGGTGAGTTTAAAAGGGTGattaattgatattttctttcttttgtataTAACCATTTCGTTTTCAGAGCTCTGCTGGCTCTCAGACAGTGTCTGCCCGATCAACTGCGAGACAACACCTTCGCGACGTGCCTGCAGGAGGACGCGTCGACGAAGCACTGGTTGAATCAGTTGTTGAAGAACCTAGAAACCGGCCCCCAGCCAGGTCCTCCGGCGCAACCGGGCCAACAGGACCCGAGAACCATCGGCATGTCGCCTCTCGCCTCTTAAGTCACGATACTGGCCGGATCGGACCAGAATAATGCACCACGCGCCAGGCAGGAGGTCTGGAACTGAACTGAAAGCGAAATCTCGCAGAGATCTATAGATCTCGGAAGCGTTGGAAGGTTGGAGCCTTTGGGAAACGGCAGGTCCACGTCCCCCTCGGTTGGGATCATCCCGCGCACGATACGCGAAAGCGTTTCTGTACATTTCTTACTGTTCCTTTTGCGTAAAGGTTGCGAattgaaaatacaaatatacctatgtatatatatatgtatctatGCCCGTGTATGTCTctgtacgtatacatatataagtaTTTTATTACAGTTTGTTCGTCGTTATTCCTTCCCTGATCCTCTTTATTACCTATCAAACTACCAACGAGAATCGATCAAACGGGGGCTACTATAGAAACTTAAGCGTTGTTCGCGTTAGTCGCGTTCACGTTCTCCATCTCCGTGTTCTCCTGCAAATAAACACGATTGCTAGCCGTAAGAAAACCTGCGAAATTATCGATCGCAACATGTATACCTGTTGTTTCGTACGTAGACTCGCGTCGCTTAAGAATCTTCGTATCACAGGCGCGTAGAGTTTCTCGTCTCCCTGTTTGCGCTTGTTCGCCCCGCTGATCCAGGAGACGAACAGACCGACGAGGATCGCGGTGAGAAAACCGACCCAGGTGTACCAGAGATAGGACATTCGATAGAGGAAGAACGGCTGTTCCCTGGAACGTAAAACGAAACCCCGAGATTAATTTCGTTAAAGCTACTGAGAGATTTCTGAAGCGTGAATCTCACTTGATCGCGGTTTCGACGACGAGGGTAAGGTTGGCGGTGTGTTGCTTCAGCGAGTCCGGACATCCGTCGACCGATACCGGTTTCACCGGAAAGCTGATCTTCCCGGTTGAGATGGCCGCTTGGGTGCCAAGGGAGATCCAGGCGACGAGATTCAAGCTTACCAGACCGCCGACCAGCGCTCCCTGTTTCGAGCGATGAGAAGAGCAGAGAGGGAGACGTGTaaagataaaaagtacaaaCTTACCGTGGAATTAGCGAAAGGGAAGAGCATGCCGAGGGTGAAGATGCCGAGCAGAGGACCAGCCGTGATGCCGGACAGACTTTTGCCAGCCTGCGAAACCAGACGATGCGTAACGAAACGCGGAACTCGCGTAACAGATATGCACCGATACTTGCCTGGATAAGTCCGCCGAGTTTCTCGACCAGAAAAACGAGGGTGACGCAGATGCATCCGGTCAAAACCACGGTCGCCTTCATCGTTCGGCTGGCCGCCACTTCGGAGAGGGGAACGCGAAGCCACGGCTTTATCATGTCCTCGTAAATCACGCCGGCCATGGAGTTCAAACCGGTGGACATGGTGCTGTGAAGAAAAATCGATTTCTTCGCATagacaaaagagaggaaagaggaAAACAACGAAACCGATTTACCTGAGAGCGGCGCTGAACACACCGGCGACGAAGAGACCGGGGAGGCCTGGGATCGACGCGGCCATCTCCATCACGAAGAACGGGAGCAGTTGGTCCGGTTTTCTTATTTGCTGAAGATCAGACGGGAACGTGAAGTAATAAAACGCGTAGAGATCGGCGGAATCGTTACCTTGGTCGTGATCGGATCGCAGTCGTAGAAGTTTGCGAAGATGACGATACCGGTGTAACAACTTAGCGAGACGATGCTTATTATACCGACTGCCATAATCGCGATCGTtctgaaaggaaaaagaaaattcgtaATGTTAGGATAATTTTCTGAGGAAAGGAGAAAATGATGTATAGAATCCCGTACACGTTGGCTTTCTTCAGGTTGGGCATCGCCAGGCATCGTTGCACCATCGCTTGATTCACCGAACAGCTGGCCAGCCAGTTCAAGTAGTTGCCGATCACCACGGTCCAGAAGGTGTGCCTCACCGTCGGATCCGGGTCCATGCTGTCGATCGGTAATACGTAGCGAGGATTgagtcgattcgattcgattcgattcgggTTGAGTAAGAGAGCTCGTTTTCGTTAAATCTCTTACTCGAAGAATTCGATTCGCTCGGTGTCGCGGTTTCTCTTCCACACATCCTCGAAACCGCCGGCTCTGTTGGTGCCGAGTACCGCCACAACGATCACACCTCCGAACATCACGATCGTCTGAATCGCGTCGGTCCACACGACCGCCTTCAATCCACCCTGAAAATAAACGCGCGTCTTCTATCTCCATCGAGATACGTGAACTATTCTCTCACCAGGGTGGTGTAAAATATGCAGACGGCGCAAACCAACAGGGCGATCGCGTGAAGATTTATACCGGTCACTTGATTGAACGCCAGCGCGGGTACGTATATCACCAGGGGTATGTACAGCATCTGTAAGCGATCGTCTTTCATTCCGCTGATTTATCCTTTAACAGAGACCCCTCCGTCACTTACCATTTTGATGAGGAATATCGCGCAACCCATCAGTCGAACGGCGTCGTTGAATCTTAGCTTCAAATACTGAAATCGGGGTTTCGCGTAGTTCAGAGTATATAGTAAAAAAGAGACGAACAAAAGTCGGACGTACCTCGTAAGAGGAAGTGATACCAAGACCATAAAACACCGGTAGATAGACGTAGGCCATCGTCAGGGATACGAAGCAATCACCGATCACCACGCACCATAATTGCGTCCCATAGACGTACATCTCCGCAGGCAACCCTAGGATCGCTATTCCCGATATGTAACTGAAAATCGAAAATGTTTAACAAGTGAAACGGACAAAGTATCGTATCGACGATTTACCTGGCTATCAGCGACATGCTTATAGGGAATATGGACATGTTTTGTCCTCCTACTAGATACTCCCGCACCGCGTCGGTGTTTTTCCGCGCCTTGTACGCTTGGTAAACGCCGACGATCGCTGATATGGCCAGCATGCCGGCGAACACGGCGCAGTCGATCAGATCGAACGATTTCTGCGGCGAAGGATTTTTCTGACCGTCCATCGCGTCGGATCGATCGAATGGAAGAGGAAGTCGGCGGAGTCGGCTGGCTCGAAAAACGTTTCGTTTCAGAGTCACGGAACCGAATACGAGCGGGACGTTAAACGAACCGACTCGGAGAGACGATTGAATAATTGGAGATTCCCTCGTTATCGTTCCCACTCAGCTTCCTCTCGGCGTTACCCTCTCCTCCGTGGTCGTCCTCGCGTTCGCGACCCtgcatcgtcgtcgtcgccgatCGGTTTCGTCTTTGCCACGCGTAATCCGTGGTAACTGGTGACGCGTGTCTGGCGAAGGGCAGCCAGATAGAGCGCATTTAACGAAATTGCTCTTTGCCTGCCCCTCCGTTGTTTACCCGTCCGATTCGTTTACCTTCTCTCGCGTGTCGCTTCTTTCCCGTCTCCGCCTCCGCCCTTAAACCCCATCGATTTCCGCTTTTCCCGATGCGCTCGAAATGCCGCGAATCGGCCACTCCCTCGAGCCAGCTCGGTCTCATCCAGCCGAAACGGAGATTCCCTGTCTCGACGGGACATGATACGTACCTATCTCGCGAGCTTGCTCGCCTTCGGTTTGTCCGTCAGACGACCGAGCGTCGGGGACGGACGCGGCATCGCTTACGCCAACGTGACCGGCGACTTCCTCTTGGGAGGTCTGTTTCCGATTCATCGGAGGGGCACCGGAGGCGAGAGCTGCGGTGAGATTCAAGTGAGTAGAATAAACCGTTTCCTTTCGTCTCGATGTTACTTCTTCGTCTTCGTAGACGGAGGACGGTGTTCAACCGTTGGAAGCTATGCTCTACACGGTGAACAGGGTCAACGAGAACCCCAAGATTCTTCCCGGTATAAAACTAGGCGTCCTGGCTTTCGACACTTGCGACAATCCAAGTCACGCCTTGGAGCAAGCCTTCTACTTCGTCAAAGGTAAGGATAAACTGTATTCTCCTGTTTGGTTCCTAGAGATATTCTCCTTTGCAGGCTTCATAACGAGAAGCGAGGAGTTTGGGCAAAGAGGAGGAGAGTACCAGTGCGAGGATCGCAGCGCACCCAAGTTCCTCGACGGTGGATTCGACCGAGTGATAGCGATACTCGGTGCTCAATCGAGTTCGGTCACCATTCAGGTAAGAAATTAACGAACTATTCTTTATTTCCATCATTGATTCATTGGATTGGTAGATAGCCTCGGTGCTGGCGCTATTTCCGGTCCCGCAAATCTCTTATATGGCCACGTCGCCGTTCCTAAGTAGCAAGGAGAGGTATCCGCACTTCTTCCGCACGGTTCCCAATGACGTGAACCAAGCACGCGCCATGTTGGAGATTCTTAGGTAAGTTTTTCTCTTTACATTACATTTAGACTTTACTTAGGCGAAGCCCAATTGCTCaatatttgtttttctctttACAAAGAATCATAATTTAACAGCAGTACTCTAAAAGGCAGACTTACAGTATCCGACATTGCATTTCTCTACAGAGTCGTCAACAATTTTATCGACTGTCCTACTCTGCTTGGGAGCATACAGTTTAATGTACCTATCTATAGCACCAGATATTCTAACTTATTCTACCTTGCACACTTCATCACCAGATACGGACACGATACTCTCAATAAAATCTGTGCTTCTGCCGATGCCTTGCAGAAAAGTATCGACCTTTTCTTCAACACTATCAATAAACTGAAAAAGCTCACATGTGTAACTGCGTTGCGAGAATCTACCGCTCGGTAAGCGTCACTACGAAGTTTGGCGCGCGCTCTCTCTTGTCGCCAACTTCACGCTATTGTATATGTCTCACTCTTTCCTACGCAAAACTTTTCTATGCGATCGCacacaataatttttaatttctagctCCGAGGTCTTTGTCACGCCTTCGTAAAATGCAAAACCCACCCGTgtatactaaataaataaataaataaataaataaatatttgtctgTGAATCATCAGGCAATTCGAATGGTCATACGTGTCCGTCGTCTATTCGGACTCGGAGTACGGCGATCATGGATACGAGACGTTGGTTTCTTTGGCCGGCGAGTATTCTATATGCTTCAGCGCACCGCAGCGCATCAGCCAGGACCGATTCACGATCGACGATTACGACAACGTGGTACGGACGATCGCCGAGAAGACGGAAGTCCGAGGTGATTTCCTTTCCTAGAAAACCTGCTTACGAAAGCGCGTTCCTTTCGGAGAAGGAATTATTTTCAGTGGTGGTGCTGTTCGCGGAGAAGTCGACGACGTTGCGCGTGTTGGAAGCAGCACGACGCGTAGGGGTCGGATCGCGATTCGTGTGGCTGGGCAGCGACTCCTGGCCGGACGGACGTCGGGGCATGGAGAGCCAGGAGATTGCGGTACTCGAAGGGGCGCTCGCGGTTCAGCCACTCTACACTCCGCTCGGAGGTTTCGACGAGTACTTCACCGGTCTTAAGCTCGATCACGAGCGGATCGATCCATGGTTCAGGGAATTTTGGAAAAAGTATCACGACTGCGAAGATGATACTCCGCCGACGTGGAAACGGGTGAGTAGAATCGGAGACTGGAATCTAAGGCGGATTACCGTGAATGTAAAAATACAGGCACGCGTTCGTTGCGAGGATCCGCGACTGAAGATCGACCGAAGCACCGGATACAAGCAGCGACGATTTCTGCACTTCGTTCGAGACGCGGTGTACGCGGCGGCTTATGCTCTCCACGACATGCACAAAGACTCCTGCGGGGAGAGTTTCCCCGGGGTCTGCGAGGAAATGCTACCGATAAACGAGCGCCTCTTCTCTCGTTACCTGGCGCAGGTTTCTTTCAAAGGTACGCAAACGCTTGTCGGATCGAAGGAAGTTCCAAAGAGGAATTTATTGACTTCAGACGAAGCGGGAAACGGATTCGGTTTCGTGGACGAGGTCGACGGTCCTCCGAGGTACTCTATCCTGAATTATCAGCGCAAGGGGAACGGCTCGTATCACTGGGTGGTGGTCGGCAATTACACGCGTAAGCGAAATCCCTCTTTGATCAACTTCCGTCACGCGATATCTGTATAAATAACGCAAGAACGTTTAGAAAACGAGGAAGGACAATCGGTGCTGCGATTGGACCGCGAGAACCTCCGCTTCCGGGGCGATAGGCACGCCGCTTTTCCCTCCTCCTCGTGTTCTCGTCCTTGCGGCTCGAATCGCATCATGGTCAGGGTGAAGGAGGATCCCTGCTGCTGGAGATGTCAGAGTTGCGGTCGCTACCGGTACAAGGTAGACGAACAGAGATGCGAGGAGTGCGAATGGGGGAGTCGACCGACCGCTAATGGGACCAGCTGCGAACCGATTCCCGAACAGTTCGTCGATTATTCGAACCCCTGGGCCATCGTCGCGACGGCGGTGGCCGTCTCGGGTAATTCATTCTTTTCGCAAATCTCTGTTCTTCCTGTATAGCTAGGAGGGGGTGGTTTAACGCACCAGGTGTTTACAGGTATCGCGTTGACCTTGTTCGTCTGTTCGGTGTTCTGGAAATACAGAGATACACCTATGATCAAGGCATCCGGTCGAGAGTTATCTTTCCTATTATTACTCGGTACCTTCGGCTGCTTCTCGATGACATTTGCTGTCGTGGCGAAACCAACCGTTCATAGCTGCGCTGTCGTCCGCTTCGGTATCGGTTTTTGCTACACGATCTGCTACGCTGCCCTCGCCACCAAGATCAACAGGATCCACAGGATATTCAACGACCCTGCGCGTAGTCCTCGCAAACGACGGTAAACCTTATCATCGAGGAAATGAGCAActtaaaaacgaaagaaagaatgaatTATTACAGGTACACTAGTCCGAGGTCGCAGCTGGCGATCGCCTCGATCCTCGGTCTGGTCGAGGTCGCCTTCGACGCGAGTTGGCTGCTGAAGGAACCCCCGGCAGTAACGCACTCGTACCCGAGTAGGGAGGCAAACGTCCGGGTATGTAAGGGTTCCGAAGACGGTTCGTACGTGATCGGTTTGCTATATCCCTTCGTTCTTACCGGTAAGTTAAATCATTCTCTCTTCGATCGGCGTTGATTTATCGAACGATTATTTGTTTTCAGTCGCATCTACCATATACGCGATCAAGACGAGGAAGTGTCCCGAGGGATTCAACGAGACCCGTCGCATAGCGTTCGCCAACTACGCGACGATAATTTTATGGCTGGCATTCGTGCCTCTGTATCTCGCCTCCACCAGCAACGTCGTCAAAGTGATCACCCTGGCGCTCTCTCTGTCTCTGAACGGTATGGTACAGCTGCTATGTCTGTTCCTGCCGAAAATTTACGTGGTGCTGATCAGACCCGAGAAGAACACCAGGGAGCTGGTGATGGCTAGACACGCCGGTTCTTCCCATCCGACCGCACCGGCTACGCCGATAGCACCCATCGCTCCTCTGCGCCCGGTCACCCCGGAAGCCACCTCCCCTTCGCCTTCGCTCGTCCCTCGAGAAACCGTCTAacgttcttattgttagaagaaTCGGATTTCGGATATTCAAGTGCACGTACTTGCGTTTATTCGTACAAACTACAATAGCAACAACAACGAAAATcgtcttaaaattaaaaatacctacTGTAGAGGTTAACGAACGATCAGGGTACAAATTGATTCTCTCCTCCCGCACGGAACGACCGGCGATCCGTCTCGAGAACGAAGTTTGCCTTGGAAGACGTCGGTTCGAGGCGAGATCGCTGCTCGTTGCGGGCTCGAATTTACTTACGATACTAAGGTCAACGGAGTTTGCGCGAGTCGACGACCAAACGGGTTGAAAagagaatgaaaatgaataaaggTGACAGGAACGCGCGCTGTTTTCCAAAGGCATAAGACGATTGAGCATTCGAGTTGAGCTAAACGCGCGCGTTCTTCGGACGATTATCGATCGTCGCACCGCGTTCACCGTCGCTGACCTATGCGAACCGTGACACGGCTTCGCTCGAAAGGCCTTTCGTGGACGGAATGGCTGATAAGGATCTCTGTTAAGGAACGCGTGATTCCTCGCGTAGCTTTTTAAGTACTTAAAATTACTTTGTATATGTACAATACTGGTTTCGCGAGAGTTGCACCATTAGAAGGAACTCTCGCGTTTCGCTCGAAGCTGAGCGGTTTCCGGGCTAGGGGTCATCGCTGGATTATCGTAAGCATAATCCAGCGTGGTGTCCTCGCTCGGATGCCTCCCCGATAAGGAGGTGGT is drawn from Osmia lignaria lignaria isolate PbOS001 chromosome 14, iyOsmLign1, whole genome shotgun sequence and contains these coding sequences:
- the LOC117607308 gene encoding metabotropic glutamate receptor 6 isoform X6 codes for the protein MIRTYLASLLAFGLSVRRPSVGDGRGIAYANVTGDFLLGGLFPIHRRGTGGESCGEIQTEDGVQPLEAMLYTVNRVNENPKILPGIKLGVLAFDTCDNPSHALEQAFYFVKGFITRSEEFGQRGGEYQCEDRSAPKFLDGGFDRVIAILGAQSSSVTIQIASVLALFPVPQISYMATSPFLSSKERYPHFFRTVPNDVNQARAMLEILRQFEWSYVSVVYSDSEYGDHGYETLVSLAGEYSICFSAPQRISQDRFTIDDYDNVVRTIAEKTEVRVVVLFAEKSTTLRVLEAARRVGVGSRFVWLGSDSWPDGRRGMESQEIAVLEGALAVQPLYTPLGGFDEYFTGLKLDHERIDPWFREFWKKYHDCEDDTPPTWKRARVRCEDPRLKIDRSTGYKQRRFLHFVRDAVYAAAYALHDMHKDSCGESFPGVCEEMLPINERLFSRYLAQVSFKDEAGNGFGFVDEVDGPPRYSILNYQRKGNGSYHWVVVGNYTQNEEGQSVLRLDRENLRFRGDRHAAFPSSSCSRPCGSNRIMVRVKEDPCCWRCQSCGRYRYKVDEQRCEECEWGSRPTANGTSCEPIPEQFVDYSNPWAIVATAVAVSGIALTLFVCSVFWKYRDTPMIKASGRELSFLLLLGTFGCFSMTFAVVAKPTVHSCAVVRFGIGFCYTICYAALATKINRIHRIFNDPARSPRKRRYTSPRSQLAIASILGLVEVAFDASWLLKEPPAVTHSYPSREANVRVCKGSEDGSYVIGLLYPFVLTVASTIYAIKTRKCPEGFNETRRIAFANYATIILWLAFVPLYLASTSNVVKVITLALSLSLNGMVQLLCLFLPKIYVVLIRPEKNTRELVMARHAGSSHPTAPATPIAPIAPLRPVTPEATSPSPSLVPRETV
- the LOC117607308 gene encoding metabotropic glutamate receptor 6 isoform X4, producing the protein MIRTYLASLLAFGLSVRRPSVGDGRGIAYANVTGDFLLGGLFPIHRRGTGGESCGEIQTEDGVQPLEAMLYTVNRVNENPKILPGIKLGVLAFDTCDNPSHALEQAFYFVKGKDKLYSPVWFLEIFSFAGFITRSEEFGQRGGEYQCEDRSAPKFLDGGFDRVIAILGAQSSSVTIQIASVLALFPVPQISYMATSPFLSSKERYPHFFRTVPNDVNQARAMLEILRQFEWSYVSVVYSDSEYGDHGYETLVSLAGEYSICFSAPQRISQDRFTIDDYDNVVRTIAEKTEVRVVVLFAEKSTTLRVLEAARRVGVGSRFVWLGSDSWPDGRRGMESQEIAVLEGALAVQPLYTPLGGFDEYFTGLKLDHERIDPWFREFWKKYHDCEDDTPPTWKRVSRIGDWNLRRITVNVKIQARVRCEDPRLKIDRSTGYKQRRFLHFVRDAVYAAAYALHDMHKDSCGESFPGVCEEMLPINERLFSRYLAQVSFKDEAGNGFGFVDEVDGPPRYSILNYQRKGNGSYHWVVVGNYTQNEEGQSVLRLDRENLRFRGDRHAAFPSSSCSRPCGSNRIMVRVKEDPCCWRCQSCGRYRYKVDEQRCEECEWGSRPTANGTSCEPIPEQFVDYSNPWAIVATAVAVSGIALTLFVCSVFWKYRDTPMIKASGRELSFLLLLGTFGCFSMTFAVVAKPTVHSCAVVRFGIGFCYTICYAALATKINRIHRIFNDPARSPRKRRYTSPRSQLAIASILGLVEVAFDASWLLKEPPAVTHSYPSREANVRVCKGSEDGSYVIGLLYPFVLTVASTIYAIKTRKCPEGFNETRRIAFANYATIILWLAFVPLYLASTSNVVKVITLALSLSLNGMVQLLCLFLPKIYVVLIRPEKNTRELVMARHAGSSHPTAPATPIAPIAPLRPVTPEATSPSPSLVPRETV
- the LOC117607308 gene encoding metabotropic glutamate receptor 6 isoform X1; this encodes MIRTYLASLLAFGLSVRRPSVGDGRGIAYANVTGDFLLGGLFPIHRRGTGGESCGEIQTEDGVQPLEAMLYTVNRVNENPKILPGIKLGVLAFDTCDNPSHALEQAFYFVKGKDKLYSPVWFLEIFSFAGFITRSEEFGQRGGEYQCEDRSAPKFLDGGFDRVIAILGAQSSSVTIQIASVLALFPVPQISYMATSPFLSSKERYPHFFRTVPNDVNQARAMLEILRQFEWSYVSVVYSDSEYGDHGYETLVSLAGEYSICFSAPQRISQDRFTIDDYDNVVRTIAEKTEVRVVVLFAEKSTTLRVLEAARRVGVGSRFVWLGSDSWPDGRRGMESQEIAVLEGALAVQPLYTPLGGFDEYFTGLKLDHERIDPWFREFWKKYHDCEDDTPPTWKRVSRIGDWNLRRITVNVKIQARVRCEDPRLKIDRSTGYKQRRFLHFVRDAVYAAAYALHDMHKDSCGESFPGVCEEMLPINERLFSRYLAQVSFKGTQTLVGSKEVPKRNLLTSDEAGNGFGFVDEVDGPPRYSILNYQRKGNGSYHWVVVGNYTQNEEGQSVLRLDRENLRFRGDRHAAFPSSSCSRPCGSNRIMVRVKEDPCCWRCQSCGRYRYKVDEQRCEECEWGSRPTANGTSCEPIPEQFVDYSNPWAIVATAVAVSGIALTLFVCSVFWKYRDTPMIKASGRELSFLLLLGTFGCFSMTFAVVAKPTVHSCAVVRFGIGFCYTICYAALATKINRIHRIFNDPARSPRKRRYTSPRSQLAIASILGLVEVAFDASWLLKEPPAVTHSYPSREANVRVCKGSEDGSYVIGLLYPFVLTVASTIYAIKTRKCPEGFNETRRIAFANYATIILWLAFVPLYLASTSNVVKVITLALSLSLNGMVQLLCLFLPKIYVVLIRPEKNTRELVMARHAGSSHPTAPATPIAPIAPLRPVTPEATSPSPSLVPRETV
- the LOC117607308 gene encoding metabotropic glutamate receptor 6 isoform X2, translating into MIRTYLASLLAFGLSVRRPSVGDGRGIAYANVTGDFLLGGLFPIHRRGTGGESCGEIQTEDGVQPLEAMLYTVNRVNENPKILPGIKLGVLAFDTCDNPSHALEQAFYFVKGFITRSEEFGQRGGEYQCEDRSAPKFLDGGFDRVIAILGAQSSSVTIQIASVLALFPVPQISYMATSPFLSSKERYPHFFRTVPNDVNQARAMLEILRQFEWSYVSVVYSDSEYGDHGYETLVSLAGEYSICFSAPQRISQDRFTIDDYDNVVRTIAEKTEVRVVVLFAEKSTTLRVLEAARRVGVGSRFVWLGSDSWPDGRRGMESQEIAVLEGALAVQPLYTPLGGFDEYFTGLKLDHERIDPWFREFWKKYHDCEDDTPPTWKRVSRIGDWNLRRITVNVKIQARVRCEDPRLKIDRSTGYKQRRFLHFVRDAVYAAAYALHDMHKDSCGESFPGVCEEMLPINERLFSRYLAQVSFKGTQTLVGSKEVPKRNLLTSDEAGNGFGFVDEVDGPPRYSILNYQRKGNGSYHWVVVGNYTQNEEGQSVLRLDRENLRFRGDRHAAFPSSSCSRPCGSNRIMVRVKEDPCCWRCQSCGRYRYKVDEQRCEECEWGSRPTANGTSCEPIPEQFVDYSNPWAIVATAVAVSGIALTLFVCSVFWKYRDTPMIKASGRELSFLLLLGTFGCFSMTFAVVAKPTVHSCAVVRFGIGFCYTICYAALATKINRIHRIFNDPARSPRKRRYTSPRSQLAIASILGLVEVAFDASWLLKEPPAVTHSYPSREANVRVCKGSEDGSYVIGLLYPFVLTVASTIYAIKTRKCPEGFNETRRIAFANYATIILWLAFVPLYLASTSNVVKVITLALSLSLNGMVQLLCLFLPKIYVVLIRPEKNTRELVMARHAGSSHPTAPATPIAPIAPLRPVTPEATSPSPSLVPRETV
- the LOC117607308 gene encoding metabotropic glutamate receptor 6 isoform X5, which translates into the protein MIRTYLASLLAFGLSVRRPSVGDGRGIAYANVTGDFLLGGLFPIHRRGTGGESCGEIQTEDGVQPLEAMLYTVNRVNENPKILPGIKLGVLAFDTCDNPSHALEQAFYFVKGFITRSEEFGQRGGEYQCEDRSAPKFLDGGFDRVIAILGAQSSSVTIQIASVLALFPVPQISYMATSPFLSSKERYPHFFRTVPNDVNQARAMLEILRQFEWSYVSVVYSDSEYGDHGYETLVSLAGEYSICFSAPQRISQDRFTIDDYDNVVRTIAEKTEVRVVVLFAEKSTTLRVLEAARRVGVGSRFVWLGSDSWPDGRRGMESQEIAVLEGALAVQPLYTPLGGFDEYFTGLKLDHERIDPWFREFWKKYHDCEDDTPPTWKRVSRIGDWNLRRITVNVKIQARVRCEDPRLKIDRSTGYKQRRFLHFVRDAVYAAAYALHDMHKDSCGESFPGVCEEMLPINERLFSRYLAQVSFKDEAGNGFGFVDEVDGPPRYSILNYQRKGNGSYHWVVVGNYTQNEEGQSVLRLDRENLRFRGDRHAAFPSSSCSRPCGSNRIMVRVKEDPCCWRCQSCGRYRYKVDEQRCEECEWGSRPTANGTSCEPIPEQFVDYSNPWAIVATAVAVSGIALTLFVCSVFWKYRDTPMIKASGRELSFLLLLGTFGCFSMTFAVVAKPTVHSCAVVRFGIGFCYTICYAALATKINRIHRIFNDPARSPRKRRYTSPRSQLAIASILGLVEVAFDASWLLKEPPAVTHSYPSREANVRVCKGSEDGSYVIGLLYPFVLTVASTIYAIKTRKCPEGFNETRRIAFANYATIILWLAFVPLYLASTSNVVKVITLALSLSLNGMVQLLCLFLPKIYVVLIRPEKNTRELVMARHAGSSHPTAPATPIAPIAPLRPVTPEATSPSPSLVPRETV
- the LOC117607308 gene encoding metabotropic glutamate receptor 6 isoform X3 — protein: MIRTYLASLLAFGLSVRRPSVGDGRGIAYANVTGDFLLGGLFPIHRRGTGGESCGEIQTEDGVQPLEAMLYTVNRVNENPKILPGIKLGVLAFDTCDNPSHALEQAFYFVKGKDKLYSPVWFLEIFSFAGFITRSEEFGQRGGEYQCEDRSAPKFLDGGFDRVIAILGAQSSSVTIQIASVLALFPVPQISYMATSPFLSSKERYPHFFRTVPNDVNQARAMLEILRQFEWSYVSVVYSDSEYGDHGYETLVSLAGEYSICFSAPQRISQDRFTIDDYDNVVRTIAEKTEVRVVVLFAEKSTTLRVLEAARRVGVGSRFVWLGSDSWPDGRRGMESQEIAVLEGALAVQPLYTPLGGFDEYFTGLKLDHERIDPWFREFWKKYHDCEDDTPPTWKRARVRCEDPRLKIDRSTGYKQRRFLHFVRDAVYAAAYALHDMHKDSCGESFPGVCEEMLPINERLFSRYLAQVSFKGTQTLVGSKEVPKRNLLTSDEAGNGFGFVDEVDGPPRYSILNYQRKGNGSYHWVVVGNYTQNEEGQSVLRLDRENLRFRGDRHAAFPSSSCSRPCGSNRIMVRVKEDPCCWRCQSCGRYRYKVDEQRCEECEWGSRPTANGTSCEPIPEQFVDYSNPWAIVATAVAVSGIALTLFVCSVFWKYRDTPMIKASGRELSFLLLLGTFGCFSMTFAVVAKPTVHSCAVVRFGIGFCYTICYAALATKINRIHRIFNDPARSPRKRRYTSPRSQLAIASILGLVEVAFDASWLLKEPPAVTHSYPSREANVRVCKGSEDGSYVIGLLYPFVLTVASTIYAIKTRKCPEGFNETRRIAFANYATIILWLAFVPLYLASTSNVVKVITLALSLSLNGMVQLLCLFLPKIYVVLIRPEKNTRELVMARHAGSSHPTAPATPIAPIAPLRPVTPEATSPSPSLVPRETV